One Alnus glutinosa chromosome 3, dhAlnGlut1.1, whole genome shotgun sequence genomic region harbors:
- the LOC133864740 gene encoding protein SRG1-like, producing MAGVPPLPAEVLLSKRVQEMVLNGEEPPPLYVCRDGDETEEVSSTLSSIPIIDVSLFSASAPSSKQEEELEQLRSALCSWGCFQAKGHGISSSFLDEIRKVAREFFQQPMEEKKKYVKGVADTEGYGGDPVPEEGQPLDWSDRLFLDVYPEDRRKPKFWPESPASFRDVLEEYTVKMKVFTETVSKAIAKSLSLEENSFLNQFGERGALQARFNYYLRSDRPDLVLGLKPHADGSGYTVILQDDVEGLQILKDEQWFTVPTISDAFLVLMGDQMEIMTNGVFKSPVHRVVTNSERERISVAMFYTPEPNKEIGPEEGLVNEERPKLFKKVKDYADIHWEYYQRGTRALHVAKV from the exons ATGGCCGGAGTTCCCCCTCTCCCAGCGGAGGTACTGCTATCAAAGCGTGTCCAGGAAATGGTCCTCAACGGTGAAGAACCACCACCGCTATATGTTTGTAGAGATGGTGATGAAACCGAAGAGGTTTCTTCCACCTTATCTTCGATTCCCATCATCGACGTTAGTCTCTTCTCAGCTTCGGCACCAAGCAGtaaacaagaagaagaactaGAGCAACTTAGATCAGCACTCTGTTCATGGGGCTGTTTTCAG GCAAAAGGCCATGGCATTTCAAGTTCATTTCTAGACGAAATACGTAAAGTGGCAAGGGAATTCTTCCAGCAGCCaatggaagagaagaagaaatacGTTAAAGGAGTTGCAGACACTGAGGGGTATGGGGGTGACCCGGTCCCTGAAGAAGGTCAGCCCCTTGATTGGTCCGATCGCTTGTTCCTTGATGTGTACCCAGAAGATCGAAGGAAGCCAAAATTCTGGCCAGAAAGCCCGGCATCCTTCAG AGATGTTCTAGAAGAATACACGGTGAAGATGAAGGTGTTTACAGAGACAGTGTCCAAAGCCATTGCAAAGTCACTGAGCTTAGAAGAAAATAGTTTCTTAAACCAGTTTGGTGAACGAGGAGCGCTGCAAGCGCGTTTTAACTACTACTTGCGCAGTGATAGGCCTGATCTTGTTCTCGGCTTGAAGCCCCATGCAGACGGATCAGGATACACCGTTATCTTGCAAGATGATGTAGAAGGTCTTCAAATCCTCAAAGATGAGCAATGGTTTACAGTTCCCACAATTTCTGATGCTTTCCTAGTCCTAATGGGCGATCAAATGGAG ATAATGACCAATGGAGTGTTCAAGAGCCCAGTGCATAGAGTGGTGACCAACTCGGAGAGGGAGAGGATTTCTGTGGCAATGTTCTATACGCCCGAACCAAACAAAGAGATTGGACCAGAAGAAGGCCTGGTCAACGAGGAAAGACCAAAGTTATTCAAGAAGGTGAAAGACTATGCAGATATACACTGGGAATACTACCAGCGAGGAACCAGAGCACTCCATGTAGCAAAAGTTTAG